In Clostridium sporogenes, one genomic interval encodes:
- the murJ gene encoding murein biosynthesis integral membrane protein MurJ: MKENKALKSSVFVMLLIILGKVFALIRDSLIAAKFGATDITDIYNFSLGIVYLLTTISYGLTTTFIPIHTENLENGNKKESNKFVNNVLNTFSIGTIILTILMIIFAKYIIYIFAPGFQKDLIVFNTSIKITRIMLLSLIFISLQSVITGVLQSHKQFLEPAAMAMVSNIVYIIYLVFLASNYGMVGFAVAIVLGFFAQFIINIPKYKKIGYKYSTYINLEDNKTRQMFKLTMPVIISTSVIQLNSVINRAFATTIFGGAATILDNANKINTLAYEVFAIGIAMIVYPTLSELAAKNDKKQYKVELGRAINIILVIMVPAAVGIATLREPLIDVIFKRGAFSENAASLTSRALLLYTPAMIAYGVRDILNKAFYAIKDTKTPMINSFIGIIINVVINSLLINYLGVSGLTLATSISAIIITIIMLLDLNKKLNGIDIKNIIISFIKIILAALFMGIIVTVINKFTLLRLGIGTKGSAISILICMVIGGISYTLAIYLLKVKEIQDIVEPLLKILKLKK, encoded by the coding sequence ATGAAGGAAAACAAAGCTTTAAAAAGTTCTGTTTTTGTTATGCTATTAATAATATTAGGAAAAGTCTTTGCACTAATAAGAGATTCTTTAATAGCAGCAAAATTTGGAGCTACTGATATAACAGATATATACAATTTTTCATTGGGTATAGTATACCTTTTAACTACTATAAGCTATGGGTTAACTACCACCTTTATACCAATTCATACGGAGAATTTGGAAAATGGAAACAAGAAAGAAAGTAATAAATTTGTAAATAATGTGCTTAATACTTTTTCCATAGGAACTATTATCTTAACTATATTAATGATAATATTTGCAAAATATATAATCTATATTTTTGCTCCAGGATTTCAGAAAGACTTAATTGTTTTCAATACTTCTATTAAAATAACTAGAATAATGTTACTATCTTTGATTTTCATAAGTTTACAAAGTGTTATTACAGGAGTGTTGCAATCCCATAAACAATTTTTGGAACCCGCGGCTATGGCAATGGTATCTAATATAGTCTATATTATATATCTAGTCTTTTTAGCTAGTAACTATGGAATGGTGGGTTTTGCGGTAGCTATAGTATTAGGTTTCTTTGCACAATTCATAATAAATATACCTAAATATAAAAAAATAGGTTATAAATATAGTACATATATTAATTTAGAAGATAACAAAACTAGACAAATGTTCAAACTTACAATGCCTGTTATAATAAGCACTTCTGTTATTCAATTAAATTCTGTTATAAATAGAGCTTTTGCTACTACTATTTTTGGGGGAGCAGCTACTATATTGGACAATGCAAATAAAATAAATACATTAGCATATGAAGTATTCGCTATAGGAATAGCAATGATAGTTTATCCAACGCTATCTGAATTAGCTGCTAAAAATGATAAAAAACAATATAAAGTAGAATTAGGAAGAGCTATAAATATAATACTTGTAATAATGGTACCAGCAGCAGTTGGAATTGCAACCCTTAGGGAACCACTTATAGATGTAATTTTTAAAAGAGGAGCCTTTAGTGAAAATGCTGCTTCTTTAACGTCACGAGCATTACTTTTATATACTCCAGCTATGATAGCTTATGGTGTAAGAGATATATTAAATAAGGCTTTTTATGCTATAAAAGATACTAAAACTCCTATGATTAATAGTTTTATAGGTATAATAATAAATGTAGTAATAAATAGTTTACTAATAAACTATTTAGGGGTTAGTGGGCTTACATTAGCAACTAGTATATCAGCCATTATTATAACTATAATTATGTTATTGGATTTAAATAAAAAATTAAACGGCATAGATATTAAGAATATAATCATATCTTTTATAAAAATAATTTTAGCTGCTTTGTTTATGGGAATAATAGTTACTGTTATAAATAAGTTTACTTTATTAAGATTAGGAATTGGAACTAAAGGAAGTGCGATATCGATTTTAATTTGCATGGTTATTGGTGGGATATCTTATACTTTAGCTATATATTTATTAAAAGTTAAGGAGATACAAGATATAGTAGAACCACTATTAAAAATATTAAAACTTAAAAAATAA